Proteins encoded by one window of Patescibacteria group bacterium:
- a CDS encoding ATP-dependent DNA ligase, with protein sequence MNFSNLCKYFQDLEETSSVTQMVQQLAALFAEADLAETPLIAYLSLGRLKPMYESLEFGLAEKMLYKVLIATYGVGEGKVEALFEERGDLGLVAMELATDLGVGDKGKSVTQVYEKLVEIALEAGRGSQERKIAKLKQLLESVRPESAKYIVRIVLGNMRLGFAEKTLIEALSWLGAGDKSLKQEIEEKYFIYPDIGRIAQKFKEDGIAGIKDISIRAGVPVQPALCQRGKTAEEIIERMGGKAVAEYKLDGTRVQLHLDRSQEVEERGQVMFELADIEKPKFLVKTFTRNLEETTYMFPEIIKTVGDLELESVILDGEAIAYDPNTGEFLPFQQTMKRKRKYKVSEKAAELPLRFFAFDILFLNGKNYMEQPLISRRKLLESVLEENDTLVITPQEIVTSARDLAQLREQAVERGLEGLVVKHLDSKYEAGSRGYTWLKYKREQRGKLEDTIDVVVLGYYRGRGRRSELGIGAFLVGVYNAGKDRIESIAKIGTGLSDKEWREMKDICDENSLREKPRNAVLSKKVIPDIWTAPEVFVEVQADEITRSPVHTAGSQGEDAGYALRFPRFVRWREDKSLSNITTVQEIRELYKLQYS encoded by the coding sequence ATGAATTTTTCTAATCTATGTAAATATTTCCAGGACTTGGAAGAAACAAGTTCTGTGACTCAGATGGTTCAGCAATTGGCTGCGTTGTTTGCTGAGGCAGATTTAGCTGAAACCCCACTAATTGCATACCTTTCGCTGGGTCGTCTGAAGCCTATGTATGAATCTCTGGAATTTGGGTTAGCGGAAAAGATGCTTTATAAGGTACTAATAGCCACATACGGGGTAGGGGAAGGGAAGGTAGAAGCTCTTTTTGAGGAAAGGGGAGATTTAGGCTTGGTCGCAATGGAACTTGCTACCGACTTAGGCGTTGGGGATAAAGGGAAGAGTGTAACTCAGGTTTACGAGAAGTTAGTGGAAATAGCTTTGGAGGCGGGTAGAGGCTCACAGGAAAGAAAAATTGCTAAGCTAAAACAACTTTTGGAGAGTGTAAGACCTGAGTCAGCTAAATATATTGTCCGGATTGTTTTGGGTAATATGAGGTTAGGTTTTGCTGAAAAGACGCTAATAGAAGCCCTTTCTTGGCTTGGTGCGGGGGATAAATCTTTAAAGCAAGAAATTGAAGAAAAATATTTTATCTATCCTGATATAGGGAGGATTGCTCAAAAGTTTAAGGAAGATGGGATAGCAGGCATTAAGGATATTAGTATTCGGGCGGGTGTTCCTGTTCAGCCTGCTCTGTGCCAAAGGGGGAAGACAGCAGAAGAAATTATAGAGCGGATGGGTGGGAAAGCAGTTGCTGAATATAAGCTTGATGGGACCAGAGTTCAATTGCATCTGGACCGCAGTCAGGAGGTTGAGGAGAGAGGGCAGGTGATGTTTGAACTAGCAGATATTGAAAAGCCAAAATTCCTTGTAAAAACCTTTACGCGTAATTTAGAGGAAACTACTTATATGTTTCCCGAAATAATAAAAACGGTAGGGGATTTGGAGCTCGAGTCCGTTATTTTAGACGGTGAGGCAATTGCTTACGATCCGAATACGGGAGAGTTCTTGCCTTTTCAACAAACTATGAAGAGGAAACGCAAGTATAAGGTATCTGAGAAAGCAGCGGAGCTTCCACTTAGGTTTTTTGCTTTTGATATCTTGTTTTTAAACGGAAAAAATTACATGGAGCAGCCCCTGATTTCGCGAAGGAAGTTGTTGGAGAGTGTACTGGAAGAAAATGATACGTTGGTGATCACGCCCCAAGAAATTGTGACTAGCGCCCGCGATTTAGCTCAACTAAGAGAGCAAGCTGTAGAGCGGGGTCTAGAGGGGCTGGTAGTTAAACATCTTGACTCTAAGTATGAAGCAGGTAGCCGAGGATACACTTGGCTTAAGTATAAGCGGGAGCAACGAGGAAAGTTAGAAGATACTATAGATGTGGTTGTTTTGGGCTATTACAGAGGTAGGGGCAGAAGGTCGGAGTTAGGTATTGGTGCCTTTTTGGTGGGTGTGTATAACGCTGGGAAAGATAGGATCGAAAGTATTGCAAAAATTGGGACCGGACTTAGTGATAAGGAATGGCGGGAAATGAAAGATATTTGCGATGAAAATTCGCTTCGAGAAAAGCCAAGAAATGCTGTTTTGAGTAAGAAAGTTATTCCTGATATTTGGACTGCTCCAGAAGTTTTTGTTGAGGTGCAGGCTGACGAGATTACGCGGAGCCCAGTCCATACTGCAGGTTCTCAAGGAGAGGATGCTGGGTATGCATTGCGGTTCCCTCGCTTTGTTCGTTGGCGGGAGGATAAAAGTCTTAGTAACATAACTACAGTACAGGAAATAAGAGAATTGTATAAATTGCAGTACAGCTAA
- a CDS encoding HAD-IC family P-type ATPase, translated as MDKYYCVKVQDVLESLDTGREGLSRAEAESRLEKYGPNKLPRSRRLSFVRLFLAQFKSPFAIILGVSGIVSLVVGHQSDFIIIFAALAVTAVVGFLQEYKASKALENLRKLVRPQASVRRSGVVSEINATNIVPGDIVLLRVGDKIPADGRIITAQNLEVNEAPLTGESIPSFKQLEVLKRDVVLADRSNMVYAGTTVSRGEGVFVVTHTGESTELGKLAEMMRGIEEEKTPLQQKLARLGKTVAIILTAASGAVFFLGMARGIPIPDILMTSVALAVASVPEGLPATLTVVLALGMQRLSRRGGLVRSLQAAETLGSASVICVDKTGTFTEGQLAVERWDFSQEDLGKLASVLCNNKQNYIDQALLGEFGNDDEFDSFQKILEVPFTSSRKYMAVAVEQKGRRNEGFRENYIFIKGAPEIILSKCNFSPKQRDQFEQQVEQWANAGLRVLGLAFKQGEQDFDFQEELMQSAEQGFTFLGLVAFSDPLRPEVQGAMEKCITAGIRVVIVTGDHKLTALSIAKQAGLVVEESQVVEGQELGKMADRELQREADNAVIFARVEPRHKVRILNALRANGEVVAMTGDGVNDAPALKIADIGVALGSGTDVAKEAADLVLTDDNFGTIVAAIEQGRIVFENIREVALYLLSDSFQEILLVGGSIIFGWPLPMLPAQILWVNFVEDGFPGVALAFDSGEGEVMRKSPREKTEPILDRGMKILILLVGLIDDIGFLVLFWLLLQGGYPLLVVRSFIFAAFSMNSLFYVFSCASLYQSVFNYNIFSNKLLLGSVLGGTASVIAAMYLPPLQKLLQVGPLPGSLWLLVILVIVLDFILIETAKFYFIVKNQWE; from the coding sequence ATGGATAAGTACTACTGTGTAAAAGTTCAAGATGTTTTAGAAAGTTTGGACACTGGGAGGGAGGGGTTATCGAGAGCGGAGGCAGAAAGCCGGTTGGAGAAATACGGTCCTAATAAACTTCCCCGAAGTCGGCGCCTCTCCTTTGTTCGGCTATTTTTGGCTCAGTTTAAGAGTCCTTTTGCAATTATTCTTGGAGTTTCGGGTATTGTTTCTCTTGTTGTTGGGCACCAAAGTGATTTTATTATTATTTTTGCTGCTCTTGCTGTTACCGCGGTAGTAGGGTTCTTGCAGGAGTATAAGGCAAGTAAAGCTTTGGAAAATCTTCGGAAGCTTGTTCGACCCCAGGCAAGTGTTCGGCGTAGTGGAGTTGTTTCTGAAATTAATGCTACTAATATTGTTCCGGGAGATATAGTTTTGCTTAGGGTTGGTGACAAGATTCCTGCTGATGGGAGAATTATTACAGCCCAAAATTTAGAGGTTAATGAGGCTCCATTAACAGGTGAGTCAATACCTTCTTTTAAACAATTGGAAGTCTTGAAAAGAGATGTTGTACTTGCTGATCGTTCCAACATGGTATATGCGGGAACAACTGTCAGCAGGGGAGAAGGTGTTTTTGTGGTTACTCACACTGGAGAAAGTACTGAATTGGGCAAACTTGCCGAGATGATGCGTGGTATTGAAGAGGAAAAGACGCCTCTTCAGCAAAAATTGGCACGCTTAGGTAAGACAGTTGCCATTATTCTAACTGCTGCTTCCGGAGCTGTTTTCTTTTTGGGAATGGCGAGGGGAATTCCCATTCCTGATATATTGATGACCTCAGTTGCTCTAGCAGTTGCATCTGTGCCTGAGGGACTACCAGCTACTCTTACAGTAGTTTTAGCTTTAGGGATGCAGCGCCTTTCCCGGCGGGGCGGCTTAGTTAGAAGTTTACAGGCGGCTGAGACATTAGGTTCAGCAAGTGTTATTTGCGTTGATAAAACTGGTACCTTCACTGAGGGGCAGTTAGCGGTAGAACGCTGGGACTTTTCTCAGGAGGATCTAGGGAAATTAGCTTCTGTCCTTTGTAATAATAAGCAGAATTACATCGATCAAGCCTTGTTAGGAGAGTTTGGAAATGATGATGAATTTGATTCTTTCCAGAAGATTTTGGAAGTACCCTTCACTTCAAGTCGTAAATATATGGCAGTAGCTGTAGAGCAGAAGGGCAGGAGGAATGAGGGATTTAGAGAAAATTACATCTTTATAAAGGGTGCGCCGGAGATTATTCTTTCTAAATGTAACTTTTCTCCAAAGCAACGCGATCAATTTGAACAACAGGTTGAGCAGTGGGCAAATGCGGGGTTGCGGGTTTTAGGTCTTGCTTTTAAGCAGGGTGAACAAGATTTTGATTTTCAGGAGGAGCTAATGCAAAGCGCAGAGCAAGGTTTTACCTTTTTGGGATTGGTAGCATTTTCCGACCCTCTGCGTCCTGAAGTTCAGGGGGCAATGGAGAAGTGTATTACTGCTGGTATTCGGGTGGTTATTGTAACAGGGGACCACAAGCTAACCGCACTTAGTATTGCAAAACAGGCTGGTTTAGTAGTAGAAGAATCCCAGGTTGTAGAGGGGCAAGAATTAGGAAAGATGGCTGATAGGGAATTGCAAAGGGAGGCGGATAATGCGGTTATTTTTGCCCGAGTCGAGCCGCGCCATAAAGTTCGTATTTTAAATGCATTACGAGCCAACGGTGAGGTAGTGGCAATGACTGGGGATGGTGTAAATGATGCGCCTGCACTTAAGATCGCAGATATTGGTGTGGCTTTAGGTTCTGGGACAGATGTTGCCAAGGAAGCAGCAGATTTGGTTCTGACCGACGATAATTTTGGGACAATTGTTGCTGCTATAGAACAAGGACGGATAGTTTTTGAAAATATTCGAGAGGTTGCTCTTTATTTACTTTCAGACTCTTTTCAAGAAATCCTTTTGGTGGGAGGTAGCATTATATTTGGGTGGCCTTTGCCTATGCTTCCGGCTCAAATCCTCTGGGTGAATTTTGTGGAAGATGGATTTCCAGGTGTTGCGCTTGCTTTCGATTCTGGTGAAGGGGAGGTTATGCGGAAGTCCCCCCGCGAAAAGACGGAACCAATTCTTGATAGGGGAATGAAGATCTTAATTTTGCTTGTAGGGTTGATTGATGATATCGGATTTTTAGTCTTGTTTTGGTTGTTGCTTCAAGGAGGCTACCCTCTTCTTGTTGTCCGTAGTTTCATTTTTGCTGCTTTTAGCATGAACTCCCTCTTTTATGTTTTTTCTTGTGCATCTCTTTATCAATCAGTTTTTAACTATAATATTTTCTCTAATAAGCTACTTTTAGGATCTGTCTTGGGAGGGACTGCTTCCGTGATTGCCGCTATGTACTTACCGCCGCTTCAAAAATTGTTGCAGGTAGGTCCTTTACCTGGTTCGTTGTGGCTATTGGTAATTTTGGTAATTGTTCTAGATTTTATTCTTATTGAAACAGCGAAATTTTATTTTATTGTGAAGAATCAATGGGAGTGA
- a CDS encoding DUF4870 domain-containing protein yields the protein MQRGVITLEETVQPSKQMRTSQGTGLDPNIAAALSYLFGFVTGIIFLLIEKEDRFVRFHAMQSIIVFGALFIATTVINIIPLLGQLISLLLSVLGIVLWIMLMFKAYQGEEWEVPVLGKIAREQMSKV from the coding sequence ATGCAAAGGGGGGTGATAACTTTGGAAGAAACAGTTCAACCCAGCAAACAAATGAGAACTTCACAAGGTACGGGGTTGGATCCTAATATTGCGGCAGCCCTGTCGTATTTGTTTGGTTTTGTTACTGGTATAATTTTTCTCCTTATTGAGAAGGAAGATAGGTTTGTTAGGTTCCACGCAATGCAATCAATTATTGTTTTTGGAGCATTGTTTATTGCAACTACTGTGATAAACATTATTCCTCTTTTAGGACAACTTATTAGTTTGCTGTTGTCGGTGCTTGGAATTGTTTTGTGGATTATGCTGATGTTTAAGGCTTATCAAGGTGAGGAGTGGGAAGTTCCTGTTTTGGGAAAGATTGCGCGTGAGCAGATGTCAAAGGTGTAG
- a CDS encoding protein-L-isoaspartate(D-aspartate) O-methyltransferase — translation MNKREFIDLREKMVESQLEARGISDVRVLEAFRNVPREKFVPEHLQDLVYLDSPLSIGEGQTISQPYTVAFMTELLELEPESKLLEIGTGSGYQAAILAEIVSEVYTIERLESLAREAEETLKELGYTNVYVKVGDGSEGWLEEAPFDRILVTAAATEIPEALFDQLSDEGILVAPVGSSFSQDMVRFTKVGNRLEKESFGKFRFVPLIEE, via the coding sequence ATGAACAAGCGTGAGTTCATAGACCTTAGAGAAAAGATGGTCGAATCCCAGCTTGAGGCCAGAGGGATTTCTGATGTACGCGTTTTAGAGGCTTTTAGGAATGTGCCACGAGAGAAGTTTGTCCCCGAGCATTTGCAGGATCTTGTTTACCTTGATTCTCCGCTTTCAATTGGAGAAGGGCAAACTATTTCTCAACCCTACACAGTAGCTTTTATGACAGAGCTCTTGGAATTGGAGCCAGAGAGTAAATTGTTGGAGATTGGGACTGGATCTGGTTATCAGGCAGCTATTTTGGCTGAGATTGTTTCTGAAGTTTATACTATTGAACGCTTGGAAAGCTTGGCAAGGGAAGCAGAAGAAACTCTAAAAGAATTGGGTTACACTAACGTGTATGTAAAGGTTGGGGACGGTAGTGAGGGCTGGCTAGAAGAAGCACCTTTTGATAGGATACTGGTAACTGCAGCTGCTACAGAAATTCCAGAGGCACTGTTTGATCAATTAAGTGATGAGGGAATACTGGTAGCCCCGGTTGGGTCCAGCTTTTCACAGGACATGGTTCGTTTTACAAAAGTTGGTAATAGGCTAGAAAAAGAAAGTTTTGGGAAGTTTAGGTTTGTACCACTAATAGAAGAATGA
- a CDS encoding class II fructose-bisphosphate aldolase yields the protein MDLNSVLQKARQGSFALGAFNISTLEHFKAVVGACEKGNPVIAEMSSGEAEFFGIENFASLALHYRRDLDYPLFLNLDHAQELSKIEKALQCGFDMVHFDGSHLPLEENILQTKEVVELARDYGALVEGELDQAGGHSTIKDKQGTPVFTAVDDATRFVSETGVDLLACFFGNLHGVYGEELSLDLDHLQNLSTKLNCFISMHGGSGVRTDDVQKAAQGAVVKVNVNTELRMAWSTALREALENSPEEIVPYKVLPPVVESIKGVVERKLALLHGS from the coding sequence ATGGATTTGAATAGTGTTTTACAGAAAGCAAGACAGGGTAGTTTTGCTCTGGGCGCTTTTAATATTTCTACCTTGGAGCATTTTAAGGCGGTTGTTGGGGCATGTGAGAAGGGAAACCCTGTGATAGCGGAGATGAGTTCGGGTGAAGCAGAATTTTTTGGGATTGAAAATTTCGCTTCCTTAGCTTTGCATTACCGACGGGACTTGGACTACCCGCTTTTCCTCAATTTAGACCATGCTCAGGAGCTTTCCAAGATTGAAAAAGCTTTACAATGTGGATTTGATATGGTCCATTTCGATGGCTCTCATCTTCCGCTAGAGGAGAATATCTTGCAGACAAAAGAGGTTGTTGAGTTAGCACGGGATTATGGTGCTTTGGTTGAGGGTGAGTTGGATCAGGCAGGTGGACACTCTACTATAAAGGATAAGCAGGGGACACCCGTTTTTACAGCTGTTGATGACGCAACTAGGTTTGTTTCCGAAACTGGTGTGGATTTATTGGCATGCTTTTTTGGAAATTTGCATGGGGTTTATGGAGAGGAACTAAGCTTGGATTTGGATCATTTGCAAAACCTTTCTACCAAGTTGAATTGCTTTATTTCTATGCACGGTGGTTCTGGAGTTAGAACAGATGATGTCCAAAAGGCTGCACAGGGCGCAGTGGTAAAAGTAAATGTAAATACAGAGCTTAGGATGGCGTGGTCTACTGCACTTCGCGAGGCATTAGAAAATAGTCCTGAGGAGATTGTTCCGTATAAGGTTTTACCTCCAGTGGTTGAAAGCATTAAAGGTGTTGTTGAAAGAAAGCTTGCTTTATTGCACGGAAGTTAA
- a CDS encoding carbohydrate kinase family protein yields MFDIVTIGHSTVDYFLGLGSADIAFGEDDDSLLCIDFADKIPVENFKKGVGGNAANTGVGCARLGLNTAIVSWIGKDLEGELVLKTLKEENIELLWVRISEEEITDQSVILNFEAERTILSYHCPRTLLIPADAPESRLIYLTSAGRAFEEVHPQVLQYAEGAGAKLAYNPGSYELAGGLSVNKGVLEHCAILILNSEEAGELARGKFVSFSKDERAAEIGELMHELREAGPETIVVTDGSFGSYAFDGENIVFCPSIETQVVEMTGAGDAFSAGFLSAWVEDKSLKESLQWGNTNAASVISEVGCQEGLLSREKLLEQLP; encoded by the coding sequence ATGTTTGATATTGTTACCATAGGTCATTCAACAGTTGATTATTTTTTAGGGCTTGGAAGTGCGGATATTGCTTTTGGTGAAGACGACGACTCTCTACTTTGTATTGATTTTGCAGATAAGATACCTGTAGAAAATTTTAAGAAGGGTGTGGGCGGTAACGCTGCTAATACAGGGGTGGGGTGTGCTCGGCTTGGTTTGAATACTGCCATTGTTTCCTGGATTGGCAAAGACTTGGAAGGTGAGTTAGTGTTAAAGACTCTTAAAGAGGAAAATATTGAGTTATTATGGGTACGTATTTCTGAGGAGGAAATTACAGATCAATCAGTTATTTTGAATTTTGAAGCTGAGCGTACTATCCTTTCTTATCACTGTCCCCGGACACTTCTAATTCCTGCTGATGCACCTGAGTCAAGACTTATTTATTTGACCTCAGCAGGTCGCGCTTTTGAAGAGGTTCATCCGCAAGTTTTACAGTATGCTGAGGGTGCTGGGGCAAAGCTAGCTTATAATCCAGGTTCCTACGAGTTGGCGGGGGGTTTGAGTGTCAACAAGGGGGTTTTAGAGCACTGTGCAATTCTTATTTTAAATAGCGAGGAAGCGGGTGAATTGGCGCGTGGGAAATTTGTTAGTTTTAGTAAAGATGAGAGAGCTGCAGAGATAGGCGAACTTATGCATGAACTAAGAGAAGCGGGGCCAGAAACGATAGTGGTTACTGATGGTTCGTTTGGTTCCTATGCTTTTGACGGTGAGAATATTGTTTTTTGTCCTTCGATAGAGACACAAGTGGTAGAGATGACGGGTGCTGGGGATGCATTTTCTGCAGGGTTTCTTTCTGCTTGGGTTGAAGACAAGAGTCTTAAAGAATCTCTTCAGTGGGGTAACACTAATGCTGCTTCTGTTATTTCGGAAGTTGGTTGTCAGGAAGGCCTTTTGTCACGGGAAAAGCTTCTTGAGCAGCTACCTTAG
- a CDS encoding ribonuclease HII codes for MKVLGIDEAGRGCVIGPMAIGAVVFEESTLGCLEKLGVKDSKDLSPKKREELFPRIKEKANSFEVKLISPADIDEFSLNQIDLQQIIFFITSFKPDKVIIDVPANPDGVANFVKAVRLGLGEFVNKKLPHSQAPGAYADLPAGKAGLAPGAFSVAGSLPELIGENKADEKYPIVSAASILAKVERDRAIGALHKEYGDFGSGYMSDEQTQKFLREWFKNNRDFPPIVRSKWSSVKSFFEKQQGLI; via the coding sequence ATGAAAGTACTTGGAATAGATGAGGCAGGGCGGGGGTGTGTGATTGGACCCATGGCTATTGGAGCGGTAGTTTTTGAAGAAAGTACTCTTGGTTGTTTAGAAAAATTAGGGGTTAAGGATTCTAAGGATCTTTCTCCCAAAAAGCGCGAGGAACTTTTTCCCCGGATCAAAGAAAAGGCTAACTCCTTTGAAGTTAAATTAATTTCTCCCGCTGATATTGATGAATTCAGTTTAAACCAAATAGATCTCCAGCAAATTATTTTTTTCATTACTAGTTTTAAACCAGACAAGGTTATTATTGATGTTCCTGCTAACCCTGACGGAGTAGCTAATTTTGTTAAGGCCGTCAGGTTGGGTTTAGGGGAATTTGTTAACAAAAAGCTGCCGCATTCCCAAGCCCCGGGGGCTTATGCAGACCTGCCTGCTGGCAAGGCAGGTCTAGCCCCCGGGGCTTTTTCTGTAGCGGGTTCATTGCCCGAATTGATTGGAGAGAACAAAGCAGATGAGAAATATCCTATTGTTTCTGCTGCTTCTATTTTAGCTAAAGTTGAACGGGACCGAGCCATTGGTGCTCTACATAAAGAGTATGGGGATTTCGGTTCTGGTTATATGAGTGACGAGCAGACTCAAAAATTTTTACGGGAGTGGTTTAAGAATAACCGTGATTTTCCCCCTATTGTCCGTAGTAAATGGTCTTCGGTAAAAAGTTTTTTTGAAAAACAGCAGGGGCTGATTTAA
- a CDS encoding ferredoxin gives MPDRKLKIDKELCIGCGLCTVIAGKTFELGEDGKAVIADPQGNSEDEIQEAINSCPVSAISW, from the coding sequence ATGCCAGATAGAAAGCTGAAAATTGATAAGGAGCTCTGCATTGGCTGCGGATTGTGCACCGTTATTGCAGGGAAGACTTTTGAATTAGGTGAGGACGGAAAAGCAGTTATTGCTGATCCCCAAGGTAATTCTGAAGATGAAATTCAAGAGGCAATTAATTCGTGTCCTGTTAGTGCTATTAGTTGGTAG
- the mnmA gene encoding tRNA 2-thiouridine(34) synthase MnmA — protein sequence MRNIPEDSKIVVAMSGGVDSGTAAYLLVEAGYEVVGVFMQHLDNMDEQRESAQATAKKLDIPLEVVDYRVEFRKVVVNYFISEYKLGRTPNPCVVCNKWIKFGKLLEHSKKRGCQYLATGHYARIKSSLEGKQGSNRFNLLMARDKSKDQSYFLWQLDQNQFEQVLFPIGDRKKEGIVKIAREKHLPVAKRPESFEVCFVGGSLRSFLERYIPSKIEPGPVKDTHGEIIGKHYGLPFYTYGQRRGYDLTKYQGIPLYVIEKDYESNALIVGRGAESEVNEFKLEDVNWIIPPEGNKLNCMIRIRHQGQLIPGTIVIQSRFKPKVVLDYGERGVAPGQSAVFYNGEAVLGGGVISLRS from the coding sequence ATGAGGAATATTCCTGAGGATTCAAAAATTGTAGTAGCAATGAGTGGGGGAGTAGACAGTGGAACAGCAGCGTATCTTTTGGTAGAAGCTGGTTACGAAGTGGTGGGTGTTTTTATGCAGCATTTGGATAATATGGATGAACAAAGAGAATCAGCCCAAGCCACAGCAAAAAAATTGGATATTCCTCTGGAGGTTGTAGATTACCGGGTTGAGTTCCGGAAGGTGGTTGTAAACTACTTTATTTCTGAGTATAAGCTAGGCAGGACTCCAAATCCTTGTGTGGTGTGTAATAAATGGATTAAGTTTGGAAAGCTTTTGGAGCATTCGAAGAAAAGAGGTTGCCAATATTTAGCTACTGGTCATTACGCAAGAATAAAAAGTTCCCTTGAAGGAAAGCAGGGTTCAAACAGGTTTAATTTGTTAATGGCTAGGGATAAGAGTAAAGACCAGTCTTACTTTTTGTGGCAATTAGACCAAAACCAATTTGAACAAGTTCTGTTTCCTATTGGTGATAGAAAGAAGGAAGGTATAGTGAAAATAGCTAGAGAGAAACACTTACCTGTTGCCAAAAGACCAGAGTCTTTTGAAGTCTGTTTTGTGGGGGGTAGCCTCAGGTCCTTTTTGGAGAGGTACATTCCTTCAAAAATTGAGCCTGGTCCAGTAAAGGATACGCACGGTGAAATTATTGGTAAGCATTATGGTCTCCCTTTTTACACATATGGTCAGCGAAGAGGATATGATCTTACTAAGTACCAAGGAATTCCTTTGTATGTAATAGAAAAAGATTACGAAAGCAACGCGTTAATTGTTGGGCGTGGTGCTGAAAGCGAGGTTAATGAATTTAAATTAGAAGATGTTAATTGGATTATACCTCCAGAAGGTAACAAACTTAATTGTATGATTAGGATTAGACATCAGGGTCAACTTATCCCAGGCACTATTGTTATTCAAAGCAGGTTCAAGCCCAAAGTTGTTTTGGATTACGGGGAAAGAGGGGTTGCTCCTGGGCAAAGTGCAGTTTTTTACAACGGCGAAGCAGTTCTTGGTGGTGGAGTTATCTCTCTTAGGAGTTAG
- a CDS encoding S1 RNA-binding domain-containing protein yields the protein MVAANLEKLLEKEEFLPKRYNRGDVVEGKVIKKNEGALFLDIGAKSEGLVSADDFEGDFEKVSEGDRVLAKVIQRRGSSGLVVLSVRDASDERTWRDLREKYENGERFDVRVTSYNEGGLIVELTSDLDGFLPISHLDWSHFPVDETNRAHGELSGKEAVLSSLVGENLVVKIIEMNPEQERVVLSEKKAMAKEGKEQAKSFWSELEEGETRVGIVTGIVPFGLFVRLEGSNVEGLVHVSEISWSKVSDPGETYDVGDRVNVQVLSFDTDEERISLSIKALKPNPWEKVRDNYQAGDLVTGKISKVTPYGAFLELEEGVEGLIHVSETLGPLSTGEKVTAKIIEFKPEEQRLGLSLRQVEEAGE from the coding sequence ATGGTAGCTGCTAATTTAGAAAAATTGTTAGAAAAGGAAGAGTTTCTACCCAAACGGTATAACCGTGGTGATGTGGTAGAGGGTAAGGTTATAAAGAAGAATGAGGGAGCTCTTTTTTTAGACATTGGAGCAAAATCGGAGGGCTTGGTTAGTGCTGACGATTTTGAAGGTGATTTTGAAAAAGTTTCAGAAGGCGACCGCGTTCTAGCTAAGGTTATACAAAGGCGGGGTTCATCAGGCTTGGTTGTTTTATCAGTACGTGATGCATCTGATGAGCGTACATGGCGCGATCTTAGAGAGAAATATGAGAATGGGGAGCGGTTTGATGTTCGGGTTACCAGTTATAATGAGGGGGGGTTAATTGTGGAGCTTACTAGTGATTTGGATGGGTTCTTGCCCATCTCCCACTTGGATTGGTCGCATTTTCCTGTGGATGAAACAAACAGAGCGCATGGAGAACTTAGTGGGAAGGAAGCAGTACTTTCTAGTTTAGTTGGTGAGAACTTGGTGGTTAAAATAATTGAAATGAATCCTGAGCAGGAACGGGTGGTTCTTTCTGAGAAAAAAGCAATGGCAAAAGAGGGTAAGGAGCAGGCGAAGAGCTTTTGGTCAGAATTGGAGGAGGGCGAGACTCGGGTGGGTATTGTTACAGGTATAGTGCCCTTTGGTCTTTTTGTTCGACTTGAGGGTTCTAATGTGGAGGGTCTAGTACATGTCTCAGAAATTTCTTGGAGCAAGGTTTCTGATCCTGGCGAGACATACGATGTGGGAGACCGGGTAAATGTTCAAGTACTTTCTTTTGACACAGATGAGGAGAGAATTTCGCTAAGTATTAAGGCGTTGAAGCCAAATCCGTGGGAAAAGGTCAGAGATAATTATCAGGCTGGTGACCTAGTTACTGGTAAAATTAGTAAAGTTACACCTTATGGAGCTTTTTTGGAACTTGAGGAGGGTGTTGAAGGATTGATTCATGTTTCTGAGACTCTTGGACCCCTTTCTACTGGAGAAAAAGTAACGGCAAAAATAATTGAATTTAAACCGGAAGAACAGCGATTGGGTTTAAGTTTACGGCAAGTTGAAGAGGCTGGGGAATAA